One Aegilops tauschii subsp. strangulata cultivar AL8/78 chromosome 7, Aet v6.0, whole genome shotgun sequence genomic window carries:
- the LOC141027608 gene encoding uncharacterized protein has product MFFDGSKMLNGSGAGVVLVSPRGDKLSYVLQIHFDSSNSEAEYEALLYGLRMSISLGVRRLMVYGDSDLVVNQVMKEWDVRSPAMTGYCNVVRKLEKKFEGLELHHIPRIKNQAADDLAKIGSTQKPIPSNVFLEHLHPVSTRRSLQERAPATEDFNRSD; this is encoded by the coding sequence atgttctttgatgggtccaagatgttgaatggCTCTGGTGCAGGAGTGGTTTTAGTGTCCCCAAGAGGTGACAAGCTCAGTTATgtcctccagattcactttgattcttcAAACAGTGAAGCTGAGTATGAGGCGCTATTGTATGGGTTGCGTATgtccatttcactcggcgtccgacgcttgatggtctacggcgactcggacTTAGTGGTTAATCAAGTAATGAAGGAATGGGACGTCAGGAGTCCAGCAATGACCGGTTATTGCAATGTAGTGAGAAAgctagagaagaagtttgaggggttagagctccaccaCATCCCCAGAATCAAGAATCAAGCTGCCGATGACCTGGCGAAGATAGGTTCCACTCAGAAGCctattcccagcaatgtgttcttggagcatctccACCCCGTCAGTACAAGAAGATCCCTTCAAGAAAGAGCCCCCGCAACCGAAGATTTCAACCGATCCGACTGA